A genomic stretch from Arachis stenosperma cultivar V10309 chromosome 3, arast.V10309.gnm1.PFL2, whole genome shotgun sequence includes:
- the LOC130966512 gene encoding uncharacterized protein LOC130966512, protein MENTLNFNLNGLTSALQDLVSQLGSLNTSNNQPASSSTLPSQPLPNPKGGINAITLRSGTTLPERSHEESSSKEDIPVESTVEVEHVEEEDAVQDVVEEEAAQTRNGAPRDAKATRDAIPISFPHLARKPRKQMELDPKMVEIFKKVEVTILLFYAIHQVPKYTKFLKDLCMTKDKIHDLETIPLGSSIYALMGSIPEKYGDPGPCMVTCTIDGVQFSDCMCDLGACVSIMPLFVYDALRLPPLKWSAVRFILADKSIISVAGIAEDVLVSIKGLTFPIDFYILEMPPNDSGRPSSILFGRPFLKTSRFKLDAFSGSYSFEIDGRTVSFNLDKAMKHPPEGHSIFQCDIIDETVAKVHQEEVQEMHVEQGASLETPLELTEDTLPPQIAPDDQVPHHEQKLELKPLPPHLKYAYLEDNQKLPVIIPRELTS, encoded by the coding sequence ATGGAGAATACACTTAACTTTAACTTGAACGGTTTGACCTCTGCTTTACAAGATCTCGTCTCCCAGCTTGGATCATTGAATACCTCCAACAATCAACCTGCAAGCTCCAGTACACTTCCTTCTCAACCTTTACCCAATCCCAAAGGAGGAATTAATGCCATTACTTTGAGGTCCGGAACTACACTGCCAGAGAGGAGTCATGAGGAGTCAAGCTCAAAAGAAGACATTCCAGTTGAAAGCACTGTGGAGGTAGAGCACGTTGAAGAAGAGGATGCAGTACAAGATGTGGTTGAAGAGGAAGCAGCTCAAACAAGGAATGGAGCACCAAGGGATGCAAAAGCTACAAGAGATGCCATTCCTATTTCATTTCCACACCTTGCTAGGAAGCCCAGAAAGCAGATGGAGCTAGACCCCAAGATGGTAgagatcttcaaaaaggttgaggtaactattCTCCTTTTTTATGCGATTCACCAGGTACCTAAATATactaagtttctaaaagatctATGCATGACTAAAGATAAAATACATGATTTAGAAACTATTCCTCTAGGTAGCTCTATTTATGCTTTAATGGGTTCCATACCGGAAAAATATGGGGATCCGGGTCCATGCATGGTTACTTGTACTATTGATGGTGTACAATtttctgactgcatgtgtgatttaggtgcGTGTGTGAGTATTATGCCATTATTTGTATATGATGCcttgaggctccctcccttaaaatgGTCGGCAGTACGTTTTATTTTGGCAGATAAGAGCATTATCTCAGTGGCTGGAATTGCTGAGGACGTATTGGTGAGCATTAAGGGACTCACATTCCCTATTGATTTCTACATCTTGGAGATGCCCCCTAATGACTCAGGAAGACCATCATCCATCCTGTTTGGAAGACCATTTCTGAAGACTTCAAGGTTCAAATTGGATGCCTTCTCAGGAAGTTACTCTTTTGAGATAGATGGCAGAACAGTGAGCTTTAATCTGGATAAAGCTATGAAGCACCCACCGGAAGGTCACTCCATCTTCCAGTGTGATATTATTGATGAGACTGTGGCTAAAGTCCACCAAGAAGAAGTACAAGAGATGCACGTGGAGCAAGGTGCAAGTCTGGAGACACCCCTTGAGCTTACTGAAGATACCTTGCCACCACAAATAGCTCCAGATGATCAAGTGCCTCATCATGAGCAGAAACTGGAGTTGAAGCCCCTTCCACCCcacctcaagtatgcttaccttgaggataaTCAGAAGCTCCCAGTTATCATTCCAAGGGAACTCACTTCCTAG